A genomic window from Purpureocillium takamizusanense chromosome 2, complete sequence includes:
- a CDS encoding uncharacterized protein (COG:S~EggNog:ENOG503NYG6), whose protein sequence is MERLTKGWVHHLRKTAQREDAARGSCPVCGADIQPDLDSFKAHVRADAPGHPTLADDADIEKAFKNITINNTQPHPAARPPEATGHRRRTGKRPVPGTPAVVDRADGLDRYEGPEGRSEGFHRRSNKKLCSPPASVAQLRGSSPPTTDWSHARSSESSDNRSFAPKHDRPTTRHLYNPEEDARPKMPQAGPSQLASIHSRRSRQKGAQRGPQGDPGSPMEPPSVMEMIRQPETRPISPEQLVAEVKGIYAGLVMIESKCIEYDSTQETKQLSEEQYQALIALHRSVLHEHHDFFLASQHPFASEALRRLASKYAMPARMWRHGIHTFLELLRHKLPDALEHILTFIYIAYSMMALLYETVPAFEDTWIECLGDLGRYRMAIEDDDIRDRETWTGVSRYWYSKASDKSSTTGRLYHHLAILARPNALQQLYFYTKSLCVPVPFPSTRESVMTLFDPLLNGSPQRLNAVDAAFVRVHGILFSGKVKEQLEGSMDEFLSLLDDSIHSNWLEVGYYMGISLCCLLLGFGTDSSVLMQALTRQQDNEEEDDESVTEPDSDLDENFEQALPFAVAIYEIVLRRWGDKNTLSFIHTTLVFMLRMSQLPAAMSHLEDRYPWKLTSLMLNYLLKTIKKEPRIDTEDFPGQEEKSQEPVPLPEDYALRGLLFAEDFFPKGWFDNEKLDETDRYLEAASKTLDRQERILWIGRRIADSGRWLTWDDKARRFGVDSKYDFELEGLPSDNQDAASVTAVDPGPAPVEMDIDDERAT, encoded by the exons ATGGAGCGACTGACCAAGGGCTGGGTTCACCACTTACGCAAGACGGCCCAGCGGGAGGACGCTGCCAGGGGCAGCTGTCCCGTCTGCGGGGCCGACATCCAGCCCGACCTCGATTCTTTCAAAGCCCACGTCCGCGCAGACGCCCCTGGCCATCCCACGCTTGCtgatgacgccgacatcGAGAAGGCCTTTAAAAACATTACCATCAACAATACCCA ACCGCACCCTGCAGCCCGGCCCCCCGAGGCCACCGGCCACCGCAGACGAACCGGAAAGCGACCTGTCCCCGGCACTCCGGCTGTCGTGGACCGTGCCGACGGGCTGGATAGGTATGAGGGTCCCGAGGGCCGATCCGAGGGCTTCCATCGTCGTAGCAACAAGAAGctctgctcgccgccagcctcaGTGGCCCAGCTGCGTGGCTCCTCCCCACCCACGACTGACTGGAGCCACGCGAGGTCGAGTGAGTCGAGTGACAACCGCAGCTTCGCACCCAAGCATGACCGTCCAACCACTCGTCACCTCTACAATCCTGAGGAGGACGCACGACCAAAGATGCCACAGGCCGGGCCATCTCAGCTCGCCTCCATCCACTCACGACGCTCCCGCCAGAAGGGGGCCCAGCGAGGCCCCCAAGGGGACCCCGGCTCGCCCATGGAGCCCCCTTCGGTCATGGAGATGATAAGGCAACCAGAGACAAGGCCTATCTCCCCCGAGCAACTAgtcgccgaggtcaagggcatCTACGCAGGCCTAGTCATGATTGAGTCTAAGTGCATCGAGTATGATAGCACGCAAGAGACGAAGCAACTCAGCGAAGAACAATATCAGGCTCTCATCGCCTTACATAGATCAGTACTCCACGAGCATCACGACTTCTtcctggccagccagcatccGTTTGCTAGCGAAGCCTTACGGCGGCTCGCCTCGAAATAcgccatgccggcgaggaTGTGGCGCCATGGCATCCATACCTTCTTGGAACTTCTTCGTCATAAGCTCCCCGACGCCCTAGAGCACATACTGACCTTTATTTACATCGCGTATAGCATGATGGCATTGTTATACGAAACAGTGCCGGCCTTTGAAGATACATGGATAGAATGCCTCGGCGATCTCGGTAGGTATCGAATGGCTATCGAAGATGATGATATTCGGGACAGAGAGACGTGGACAGGCGTTTCGAGGTATTGGTACAGCAAGGCTTCAGACAAGTCCTCCACAACTGGCCGCCTCTACCATCACCTTGCAATTTTGGCGCGGCCAAATGCGCTACAGCAGTTATACTTCTATACCAAGTCGCTTTGCGTGCCCGTTCCGTTCCCTAGCACGCGCGAAAGCGTTATGACGCTCTTTGATCCTCTTTTAAACGGTTCGCCCCAACGGCTTAACGCCGTAGATGCCGCGTTTGTGCGCGTGCACGGCATCCTCTTCTCTGGAAAAGTAAAGGAACAGCTGGAAGGCTCGATGGATGAGTTCTTGAGTCTTCTTGACGACAGCATTCACTCGAATTGGCTAGAAGTGGG GTACTACATGGGCATCTCTCTCTGCTGCTTGCTATTGGGTTTTGGCACGGACTCGAGTGTCTTGATGCAAGCACTAACAAGGCAGCAAGACaatgaggaggaggatgacgagtCGGTGACGGAGCCCGACTCGGACCTCGACGAGAACTTTGAGCAGGCTCTGCCGTTCGCGGTGGCTATTTACGAGATTGTGCTCCGGAGGTGGGGAGACAAGAATACGCTGAGCTTCATACATACGACACTAGTCTTCATGCTTCGGATGTCCCAACTTCCAGCAGCCATGTCGCACCTCGAGGACCGATACCCCTGGAAGCTTACTTCCCTGATGCTCAATTACCTGCTCAAGACAATAAAGAAAGAGCCAAGGATCGACACGGAGGATTTCCCCGGCCAGGAAGAGAAGAGTCAAGAACCCGTTCCCTTGCCGGAGGACTACGCGCTGCGCGGGCTGCTCTTCGCCGAGGATTTCTTCCCGAAGGGCTGGTTCGATAACGAGAAGCTAGACGAAACGGACCGCTACCTAGAGGCGGCTTCCAAAACTTTGGACCGACAGGAGCGTATTCTCTGGATCGGGCGTAGGATCGCCGACTCAGGCAGGTGGTTGACATGGGATGACAAGGCGCGTCGGTTCGGCGTGGATTCGAAGTATGATTTTGAGCTGGAGGGGTTGCCTAGTGACAATCAGGACGCGGCCAGCGTCACGGCCGTCGACCCTGGACCCGCGCCAGTAGAGATGGACATAGACGACGAAAGGGCCACCTAG
- a CDS encoding uncharacterized protein (COG:S~EggNog:ENOG503P5RG): MSPVHSTELEAHPAEAQYQSQKMFLNVPCQSRPPSAAPKTGNKTPRMVRPGIKAARDMPNSQGSRTATKKKQCRPVSTLTPEQLQRKRANDRKLQRGYLLKTKQTIRSLEKEVEDLERLRVDDSKTIQELCQRNQDLHIELISGYRAIGIQYSYWAATGGTTGGGDPSSTAEN; this comes from the exons ATGTCGCCCGTTCACAGCACCGAACTCGAGGCCCATCCCGCCGAAGCTCAGTACCAGAGCCAGAAAATGTTCCTCAACGTCCCGTGTCAGAGCCGACCACCATCTGCGGCACCAAAAACCGGAAACAAAACCCCAAGGATGGTGAGACCTGGCATCAAAGCTGCCAGGGACATGCCTAACAGTCAAGGATCTCGAACGGcgaccaagaagaagc AGTGCCGGCCGGTTTCCACCTTAACACCCGAACAATTACAGCGCAAGAGAGCCAACGACCGAAAGCTCCAGCGCGGTTATCTGCTAAAGACCAAGCAAACCATCCGTTCTCTCGAGAAGGAGGTAGAGGATCTGGAACGACTCCGGGTTGATGATTCTAAGACCATTCAGGAGCTCTGCCAACGCAACCAAGATCTTCATATCGAGCTTATTTCCGGTTACAGGGCAATAGGCATCCAATACTCATATTGGGCGGCTACAGGAGGAACTACTGGCGGTGGGGACCCTTCAAGTACTGCCGAAAACTGA
- a CDS encoding uncharacterized protein (COG:S~EggNog:ENOG503NYG6) → MERLTWWFAYFRNTGRQEAAAQSSCPLCKAEIQPNLGSFEAHVCANVSSHSSLAINADIEDAFGSVTIHSPQSHPAAWSPGATGRGRPTRRRSVSGGPATIDRANELERHQDPEDQTEGYQRRSKKLTSTPAAVAQLHGSSPPAPCRSPVGPSDWSEFNCSFTSSSDDDAGLKTPRPGHSQLISGNGRQSPQNTAQRDPQWIHGSPVEHSSVPEMIREPQTKPISPEQLVAEVDGIYAGLVELESKCRGCISTQDTKQLSQEQYQALIALHRSVLHDHYDFFQASQHPSASEALRYLASKKAMTVRMWRHGMHSFLELLRHRLPDSVDHMVTFIHTAYSITTLLYETVPAFEEIWMECLGDLSRIRMDIEDDTQDKETWTDIAKDWYTKASDKSPTIGRLYHHRAILARPNALQQLYLYAKSLCVLISFPGTRDSIFTLLDPFLNGSPHELDPADAAFMRVHGIFFSGESREKLEGSMNEFLSLLDDRIEHEDSFFWLEKGYYLSISLCCLMLDFGAESNVLMQALTRRQISDRANGKSIQETDWDPEEKFEQSLQFVVRIYEIVLRRLGDINMLSFIHTMLVFMLRMSQLPAAMSHLESRYPWGLTCAMLNSLLGMTVTKPRIDTEEFPGPQKQGEEPVPLPEDHALRGLLFAEHFFPNGWFGNSRLDETKRYMESASRTLNREKRLERILWIGRNIANAGKWLTWDAKTRRFGEASPLPSSRKAMGFGSLS, encoded by the exons ATGGAGCGACTTACGTGGTGGTTTGCCTATTTCCGCAACACGGGCCGGCAGGAGGCCGCTGCCCAGAGCAGCTGCCCCCTCTGCAAGGCCGAGATCCAGCCCAATCTCGGCTCCTTCGAAGCCCACGTCTGCGCAAACGTCTCCAGCCACTCCTCCCTGGCCATCAATGCTGACATCGAAGACGCCTTTGGGTCTGTCACAATACACAGCCCTCA ATCGCACCCCGCGGCCTGGTCCCCTGGGGCCACCGGTCGAGGCAGACCAACTAGGCGGCGGTCCGTCTCCGGCGGTCCGGCCACCATAGACCGCGCCAACGAGCTGGAACGGCACCAGGATCCCGAGGACCAAACTGAGGGCTACCAGCGTCGCAGCAAGAAGCTAACCTCCACGCCAGCCGCGGTGGCCCAGCTCCACGGCTCCTCGCCACCCGCTCCGTGCCGCAGCCCCGTGGGACCGAGTGACTGGAGTGAATTCAACTGCAGCTTTACATCCAGCTCTGACGATGACGCAGGGCTAAAGACGCCCCGGCCCGGGCACTCTCAGCTTATCTCTGGCAACGGACGGCAGTCTCCTCAAAATACGGCCCAGCGAGACCCCCAATGGATCCACGGCTCGCCCGTAGAGCACTCTTCGGTGCCCGAGATGATAAGGGAGCCACAGACAAAGCCCATCTCCCCTGAGCAGCtggtcgccgaggtcgacggcaTCTATGCAGGCCTGGTCGAGCTTGAGTCCAAGTGCAGGGGGTGTATTAGCACTCAGGACACGAAGCAACTCAGCCAAGAACAATATCAAGCTCTCATTGCCTTACATAGATCGGTACTCCACGATCATTACGACTTCTTCCAAGCAAGCCAGCATCCGTCAGCTAGCGAAGCCCTGCGTTATCTCGCTTCGAAGAAAGCCATGACAGTCAGAATGTGGCGCCATGGCATGCATTCCTTCTTGGAACTTCTTCGTCATAGGCTCCCAGACTCAGTGGACCACATGGTGACCTTCATCCATACCGCCTATAGCATAACGACGCTATTATACGAAACCGTACCGGCGTTTGAAGAAATATGGATGGAATGCCTCGGCGACCTGAGTAGGATTCGGATGGATATCGAGGATGATACTCAAGACAAAGAGACGTGGACAGATATTGCCAAAGATTGGTACACCAAGGCCTCGGACAAATCACCCACAATCGGCCGTCTCTACCATCATCGTGCAATTCTAGCGCGACCAAATGCGCTACAGCAATTGTACTTATATGCCAAGTCGCTTTGCGTGCTTATCTCGTTCCCTGGCACGCGCGATAGCATCTTTACGCTACTTGATCCGTTTTTAAACGGCTCACCCCACGAGCTTGACCCCGCTGATGCCGCGTTTATGCGCGTGCAcggcatcttcttctccggAGAGTCAAGGGAGAAGCTAGAAGGGTCTATGAATGAGTTTTTAAGTCTTCTTGACGACCGAATCGAGCACGAAGACTCCTTTTTTTGGCTCGAAAAGGG GTACTACTTGAGCATCTCTCTGTGCTGCTTGATGTTAGATTTTGGCGCAGAGTCCAACGTCTTGATGCAGGCGCTAACAAGGCGCCAAATAAGCGACCGGGCGAATGGCAAGTCGATACAGGAGACCGACTGGGACCCCGAAGAGAAGTTTGAGCAGTCTCTGCAGTTCGTCGTCCGGATATACGAGATTGTACTCCGGAGGTTGGGAGACATCAATATGCTCAGCTTCATCCACACGATGCTGGTCTTTATGCTTCGGATGTCTCAGCTTCCGGCTGCTATGTCGCACCTCGAGAGCCGATACCCTTGGGGGCTTACTTGCGCGATGCTCAACTCCTTGCTCGGGATGACAGTGACGAAGCCGCGGATCGACACGGAGGAGTTTCCGGGTCCGCAGAAGCAGGGGGAGGAGCCCGTACCACTACCGGAAGACCATGCACTGCGCGGGCTACTTTTTGCCGAGCACTTTTTCCCGAATGGCTGGTTCGGCAACAGCAGACTCGACGAAACGAAGCGCTACATGGAGTCGGCGTCCAGGACCCTAAATCGAGAGAAGAGGCTGGAGCGCATCCTCTGGATTGGGCGCAACATCGCTAACGCAGGGAAGTGGTTGACTTGGGACGCCAAGACGCGCCGGTTTGGGGAAGCATCACCCCTTCCGTCTAGTCGAAAGGCTATGGGCTTCGGCAGCTTGTCATAG
- a CDS encoding uncharacterized protein (EggNog:ENOG503PDZB) — MAGAGATTETLSVHEIAALTDAQLAQFMLKHRRRDGDFDLPIDGWDKLSTHDRKLLAERLKLQEQILSQSPATQSRPLNLDQLDARLRQVSYSDTVPQFQKRRPGRVTPPYSKEDERRDQVDNETEAYNDLVGHGGRPLYPISLLEHVSRDFNKYREILRPFWSYPRDHQTPWLVFQRQLNRWQSFRKWQIDNRGLEDYDGGFPAFVEMMKRLYAKDKSTGELAQLEADSSWLKSAWLEERRARRWQRRWQRERGCADFSDYVNAVRRRLARHGFTRPFQLKEDPEQQDGLTTWIEYLCFEYWWLDRHKDSIKRLEPDHDRRWQELVDLKVPKPHETKEFIRTTPSSIERGRERDQAWEARQAAAAEARRIYSLTQEDPKRMSIPKEKRIRMIQVANKTLVAAQQRYESTRRRVEMVTTFIRATFDYVDAKKDAACHAVLARWIWREEQ; from the exons ATGGCAGGCGCAGGAGCGACTACTGAGACGCTTTCGGTGCACGAAATCGCCGCTTTGACCGACGCACAGCTCGCCCAGTTCATGCTAAagcaccgccgtcgcgaTGGCGATTTTGACCTGCCCATCGACGGCTGGGACAAGCTTTCAACGCATGATCGGAAGCTACTGGCAGAAAGATTAAA ACTCCAAGAACAGATCTTGTCCCAGAGTCCCGCCACTCAGTCCCGCCCGCTTAATCTTGACCAACTTGACGCACGTCTACGTCAAGTTTCCTATAGCGACACCGTGCCGCAATTTCAGAAACGACGGCCAGGACGTGTAACGCCGCCGTATTCCAAAGAGGACGAGCGGCGTGACCAGGTAGACAACGAGACCGAGGCTTACAACGATCttgtcggccacggcggccgtccaCTGTACCCGATCAGCCTTCTAGAGCACGTTTCTCGAGACTTTAACAAATACCGCGAGATACTGCGGCCTTTTTGGAGCTACCCCCGTGACCATCAAACGCCCTGGCTAGTATTCCAGAGACAATTAAACAGGTGGCAGTCGTTCAGGAAATGGCAGATCGACAATCGAGGACTCGAAGACTACGATGGCGGCTTCCCTGCCTTCGTTGAGATGATGAAACGCCTTTATGCAAAGGACAAGAGTACTGGCGAGTTAGCTCAGCTTGAAGCCGATTCTTCATGGCTCAAGTCGGCATGGCTAGAAGAACGAAGAGCGCGCAGGTGGCAGCGCCGGTGGCAACGGGAGCGCGGCTGCGCCGACTTCTCCGACTACGTCAACGCAGTGAGGCGCCGACTCGCGCGACATGGGTTCACTCGACCGTTCCAGCTAAAGGAGGACCCTGAACAACAAGACGGATTGACAACATGGATTGAGTACCTTTGCTTCGAGTACTGGTGGCTCGATCGACACAAAGACTCTATCAAGCGGCTGGAGCCCGACCACGATAGACGCTGGCAGGAGTTAGTGGACCTCAAGGTTCCAAAACCTCATGAAACCAAGGAGTTTATCCGGACCACCCCGTCGTCAATAGAACGTGGGAGAGAACGGGACCAGGCCTGggaggccaggcaggcggcagcagcggagGCCAGACGGATCTATTCATTAACGCAGGAGGATCCCAAACGCATGAGTATTCCGAAGGAGAAGCGAATACGAATGATTCAAGTTGCCAATAAGACCTTAGtagcggcgcagcagcggtacGAATCTACGAGGCGACGAGTTGAAATGGTCACGACTTTCATCAGAGCAACATTCGATTACGTGGACGCAAAGAAGGATGCGGCCTgccacgccgtcctcgcgcgaTGG ATCTGGCGCGAGGAGCAATAA
- a CDS encoding Non-specific serine/threonine protein kinase (EggNog:ENOG503P35U~COG:D): protein MENTDLIARVYAVPHDQRRAWYALKASSRYIAPTNYKEEDCVEYGRHSRAATELPEENSVPAHLNRPRLDIKFSDIPRTKHGIVFGCDPNSDVVLPNLKGLSRYHFSFTFDDANRLIVRDWGSLMGTEVTYDDQGYGTRSDFRWIVGGDPNAEDKTCITITVHQTVRFQIIAVPHHVSSTEYLHNVQRFRQGTASAEDLFRDLDLPHQPDTELPTGTHTPSRRDIHLRKQLGRGSFGTVTHFWNVSDGSEYALKEPTAKAIRLKQSNKIAWRDVERGWKQEANIMAGLSHPNIVRLLFADFDVYPRLYLEYIPGGTLESYGDFSIVECASVLSQCLSALKYLHARDPPLAHRDIQPGNILVQLRSPDLIEVKFGDFGLSKDNGELLTICGSHKYLAPEIYKIQERVNAGGREKMTYTVAVDVWSLGVVVYQMMSALPHYKSHYQSDWCEKIANKLARDLSRRPDELQGFLLDAMVVLSPAKRRSARECYDRLLLLGIIAQVGKAANRPTLEGVQVTLHR, encoded by the exons ATGGAGAACACAGACCTTATTGCTCGGGTGTACGCCGTCCCCCACGACCAGCGGCGGGCCTGGTACGCGCTGAAGGCGAGTTCACGCTACATTGCGCCTACGAACTATAAGGAGGAGGACTGCGTCGAATATGGTCGCCACAGTCGAGCCGCGACAGAACTACCAGAAGAGAACAGCGTTCCGGCGCACCTGAACAGGCCCCGCCTCGATATAAAATTCAGTGACATACCACGAACCAAGCACGGGATTGTTTTTGGATGTGATCCCAACAGCGATGTTGTCCTCCCCAATTTGAAAGGTCTCAGCAGGTACCACTTTAGCTTCACGTTCGACGACGCAAATCGACTCATCGTCAGAGACTGGGGCTCCCTAATGGGAACGGAGGTGACCTATGATGATCAAGGATACGGCACTCGAAGCGACTTCCGATggatcgtcggcggcgatccCAACGCGGAGGACAAGACGTGCATCACAATTACAGTCCACCAAACGGTAAGGTTTCAAATTATTGCCGTACCCCATCACGTGAGTTCGACAGAATACCTCCACAATGTCCAGCGGTTCCGCCAAGGCACGGCAAGCGCAGAAGATCTCTTCCGTGATCTCGACCTTCCACACCAGCCTGACACGGAACTTCCCACCGGCACCCATACGCCTAGCAGACGGGATATTCACCTGCGGAAACAGCTTGGCAGGGGATCATTTGGTACTGTGACGCATTTCTGGAACGTCAGCGATGGGAGCGAGTACGCTCTGAAGGAACCTACCGCGAAAGCGATACGACTGAAACAAAGCAACAAGATCGCATGGCGGGATGTGGAGAGGGGGTGGAAGCAGGAAGCAAACATTATGGCTGGTCTCTCCCAT CCGAACATCGTACGACTCTTGTTCGCCGACTTCGATGTATATCCACGATTGTACCTGGAATACATCCCCGGAGGCACCTTGGAGAGTTACGGTGATTTCTCTATTGTCGAATGTGCCTCGGTTCTATCTCAATGTCTGTCGGCGTTGAAGTATCTGCACGCGAGAGACCCACCACTTGCGCACCGTGACATCCAGCCGGGCAACATTCTCGTTCAATTGCGGAGTCCAGACCTGATTGAAGTCAAATTCGGTGACTTTGGCTTGTCGAAGGATAACGGCGAGTTATTGACGATTTGTGGAAGCCACAAATATCTTGCGCCAGAGATATATAAAATCCAGGAGCGCGTCAATGCTGGTGGAAGAGAGAAGATGACTTACACCGTCGCCGTTGATGTCTGGTCCCTTGGTGTCGTTGTATATCAGATGATGAGCGCCCTGCCCCACTACAAATCTCACTACCAGTCAGATTGGTGCGAGAAAATCGCCAACAAGCTTGCAAGGGACCTTTCGAGACGACCGGATGAGCTGCAAGGATTCCTCCTCGATGCGATGGTGGTTCTATCGCCGGCAAAGCGACGCTCAGCCAGGGAGTGCTATGACCGATTGCTGCTCCT TGGCATTATCGCGCAAGTGGGGAAGGCAGCGAACCGGCCGACGCTCGAGGGTGTACAGGTTACTCTCCATCGGTAG
- a CDS encoding uncharacterized protein (COG:S~EggNog:ENOG503C9GV) has product MKGTTAIFAISTEERTAPSARKALFLKQNSGTIYSRSIQQLLIAPNAGGRRLKMVCYFILSKCILGYDAGSAQMSSPNLKKWRTTDRSLTIPRLARNAPLLFQQQGWHITSYSTTIIQLAPLRTKNLHVPQEMANISLSPMKTLRATASPME; this is encoded by the coding sequence ATGAAAGGTACGACAGCCATCTTCGCGATAAGCACGGAAGAAAGAACTGCCCCTTCTGCGAGGAAAGCCCTCTTTCTCAAGCAGAACTCAGGAACCATATACAGCAGAAGCATCCAGCAACTGCTAATTGCCCCGAATGCGGGGGGTCGCAGACTAAAGATGGTTTGCTATTTCATCTTGAGCAAGTGCATTCTTGGATACGATGCGGGTTCTGCACAGATGTCTTCCCCAAACTTAAAGAAATGGAGGACCACAGACAGATCGCTCACGATACCAAGGCTTGCCCGGAATGCCCCGCTGTTGTTTCAGCAACAGGGCTGGCACATCACCTCGTACAGCACCACCATTATTCAACTTGCCCCCCTTCGCACGAAGAACCTTCATGTACCACAGGAGATGGCGAACATATCTCTCAGTCCGATGAAGACTTTGCGAGCAACTGCCTCCCCAATGGAATAG
- a CDS encoding uncharacterized protein (COG:T~EggNog:ENOG503P1EH), with translation MNRIEELERRLREAEGRAEREQQRAEKEQQRAEEAERERHREQDRAEKEQRRAEEAERERQKERYRAEKEQRRAEEAEVQTRPTTFDEYIAACHHHVFCQFTVEKDPRLTSKGSVTSPRDKLLPTSLEPWPDFLELQRGVFDTLYGYMPLNHRVFESQNFLAGLGRRVAQRSIADEKTLEYFMHNSVEDPVRVIMDQLRQIDDVRDAFDMGNGIVFENHPHAISDIADEVISRENASTPPQTPDHRRNLHQLRPDQICIYRSGNGSSADQRTMIFVSEYKAPHKLTAPHLRAGLRPMNIYKDVVNRKTIPTSADADGRFEYHAERLTASALTQTYHYMIEGGLEYGLLTTGEATVFLKVDWANPGTLYYHLAEPGPEVLAHPEHEQSSSAVGQYLAFSLMALGRPGQRVQHGQDERDRAMGALCRWAEDFETTLRSIPENERVASDSASSWAPTTYEDFDRSPVTDRGRRRRRGRRGGEHKKIATRRDQSESSDDGSGHHPPDTPSPSERRERQRRSDANVPRRSERILAHRTGRGTNEEVERQYCTQACLLGLVRGGALDPRCPNAEYHGGRRACAGTPHPISHDTWLRLLSDQLQHTLDDGITKLGKHGARGVLFKVTLLLYGYTFVCKGTVQAFIRDLEHEASVYKRLERVQGINVPVFLGSVDLRPLKRTYYYDHRVYIVHMTCLSMGGDTVDEAVGASGSPKTTLEANALASLRAIHREGVVHRDVRSANMLVNRETNSVMMIDFERAKLVEQPRRPLAPVVPNKRRLDWGNTTGSEKDKARKRQGTRIRGFAEDTLMARTVFLEMGVC, from the coding sequence ATGAACAGGATCGAGGAGCTAGAGAGGCGGCTTCGTGAAGCGGAAGGACGTGCCGAGAGAGAGCAGCAACGCGCCGAGAAGGAGCAAcagcgcgccgaggaagccgaACGGGAGCGCCACAGGGAGCAGGATCGTGCCGAGAAGGAGCAGCGACGCGCCGAAGAAGCAGAACGGGAGCGTCAAAAAGAGCGATATCGTGCTGAGAAGGAGCAACGACGTGCCGAAGAAGCCGAGGTACAGACGCGACCGACCACATTCGACGAGTACATCGCTGCTTGTCATCATCATGTCTTTTGCCAGTTCACAGTGGAAAAAGACCCCAGGCTTACGTCAAAGGGTTCGGTCACGAGCCCTCGAGACAAGCTATTGCCGACTAGCCTAGAGCCGTGGCCTGACTTCTTGGAACTGCAAAGGGGCGTTTTCGATACTCTCTATGGGTACATGCCCCTTAACCACCGAGTCTTCGAGAGCCAAAACTTTCTGGCCGGTCTTGGAAGGCGGGTGGCGCAGCGGTCGATAGCCGATGAGAAGACGCTCGAGTACTTCATGCATAACAGTGTCGAAGACCCTGTCAGAGTCATCATGGATCAACTCAGACAAATTGACGACGTACGCGACGCATTCGACATGGGAaacggcatcgtcttcgAGAACCACCCCCATGCCATCAGCGACATTGCAGACGAGGTCATTTCCAGGGAAAAtgcgtcaacgccgccgcagacacCGGACCATCGGCGAAACCTTCATCAGCTGCGGCCCGACCAAATTTGCATATATCGATCGGGCAATGGATCATCGGCCGACCAGCGGACGATGATTTTTGTATCCGAGTATAAAGCGCCCCACAAGCTCACGGCTCCGCACCTTCGCGCCGGACTACGGCCGATGAATATCTACAAGGATGTCGTCAATCGGAAGACAATCCCGACGTCTGCAGATGCGGACGGCCGTTTTGAGTATCACGCCGAGAGACTGACGGCTTCAGCCCTCACCCAGACATATCATTACATGATCGAAGGCGGACTCGAATACGGGCTGCTGACAACCGGTGAGGCAACTGTCTTCCTGAAGGTCGACTGGGCAAATCCTGGGACGCTGTATTACCACCTTGCCGAGCCCGGGCCGGAGGTGCTGGCTCACCCAGAGCATGAGCAATCTAGCTCCGCGGTGGGACAGTATCTCGCATTTAGCTTGATGGCATTAGGTAGGCCAGGCCAGCGTGTCCAACACGGCCAGGATGAGCGCGATCGAGCGATGGGGGCCCTGTGCAGGTGGGCAGAGGATTTCGAAACGACACTGCGGTCGATTCCCGAGAACGAACGAGTGGCATCGGACAGCGCGTCCAGCTGGGCACCTACGACATATGAGGACTTTGACCGGTCGCCGGTTACAGACCGAGGAAggagacgccgtcgaggcagAAGGGGTGGTGAACACAAGAAGATTGCGACAAGACGGGACCAGTCAGAGTCATCGGACGATGGGTCTGGACATCACCCTCCGGATACACCGAGCCCGTCCGAGCGACGCGAACGACAAAGACGAAGCGATGCAAATGTACCCCGACGAAGCGAACGGATCCTAGCACACCGGACGGGCCGGGGAACCAACGAGGAAGTGGAACGGCAGTACTGCACCCAAGCGTGCCTCCTTGGGCTGGTTCGGGGAGGTGCCCTCGATCCTCGCTGCCCCAATGCGGAATACCATGGAGGACGCCGAGCATGTGCGGGCACACCACATCCGATCAGCCATGATACATGGCTGAGGCTACTGAGTGACCAGCTGCAACATACGCTGGACGACGGGATTACAAAGCTAGGGAAGCACGGTGCTCGGGGAGTGCTTTTCAAGGTGACTCTGTTATTGTACGGCTACACGTTTGTGTGCAAGGGCACAGTGCAAGCCTTCATCCGAGATCTCGAACATGAAGCATCCGTCTACAAGCGTCTAGAGCGGGTTCAGGGCATCAACGTGCCCGTTTTTCTCGGGTCCGTTGACCTTCGACCGCTCAAGCGGACCTACTACTACGACCATCGGGTGTACATCGTGCACATGACGTGTCTTTCAATGGGGGGGGACACagttgacgaggccgtcggcgcctcaGGCAGCCCGAAAACAACTCTTGAGGCTAATGCGCTAGCATCCCTGCGGGCCATTCATAGGGAAGGCGTGGTGCATAGAGACGTACGAAGCGCCAACATGCTGGTCAACAGAGAGACGAACAGCGTGATGATGATCGATTTTGAGCGTGCTAAATTGGTTGAACAGCCAAGGCGCCCGCTTGCGCCTGTTGTGCCTAACAAGAGACGGCTGGACTGGGGCAATACTACTGGTTCAGAGAAGGACAAAGCACGCAAGCGGCAAGGCACGAGGATTCGCGGCTTCGCGGAGGATACTCTAATGGCGAGAACAGTATTCCTAGAGATGGGGGTTTGCTAG